One window of the Eucalyptus grandis isolate ANBG69807.140 chromosome 6, ASM1654582v1, whole genome shotgun sequence genome contains the following:
- the LOC104448468 gene encoding protein DETOXIFICATION 18: MASDCSSPLLQPARHEEDRGRGGGGGGGGGEGGGLSVTRRLRWWQRALDLQEDKRQALFSIPMILTSLSYYGIPLASVMFAGHLGELELAGATLANSWATVTGFAFMTGLSGALETLCGQGFGAKLYRTLGIHLQASCIVSFFFSTLISIFWFYTEPVLILLHQDSQIAKTAALYMKFMIPGIFAYGFLQNILRFLQTQSIVLPLVMLSVVPFVIHIGIAYALVHWTVLGFKGAPLAASISLWLSGLALSIYVTCSTRCKNSWEGISFESFSYIFTNLRLALPSAAMVCLEYWAFEILVFLAGLMKDSETTTSLVAICVNTEAIAYMITYGLSAAASTRVSNELGAGNIDRAKNAMAVTLKHSMLLAVAFVLALAFGHSIWAGLFSDDSSIIAKFGSMTPLLAISITVDSIQGVLSGVARGCGWQHLAMYVNLATFYCIGVPIAVLLGFKLNLHVKGLWIGVICGLSSQAATLLVITLRAKWTRMDLSVGMDKEDPRISQTYVN, translated from the exons ATGGCTTCGGACTGTTCCTCACCCCTGCTTCAACCGGCTCGTCATGAAGAAgacagaggaagaggaggaggaggaggaggaggaggaggagaaggaggaggtcTCTCCGTCACGAGGAGACTCAGGTGGTGGCAAAGGGCGCTGGACTTGCAAGAAGACAAGAGGCAGGCGCTGTTCTCGATTCCCATGATCCTGACCAGCCTTTCCTACTACGGCATCCCCTTGGCCTCCGTCATGTTCGCTGGCCAccttggcgagctcgagctcgccggcgccACTCTCGCCAACTCCTGGGCCACCGTCACCGGCTTCGCCTTCATG ACCGGCTTGAGTGGAGCACTTGAAACACTATGCGGACAAGGATTTGGCGCAAAGTTATATCGAACATTGGGAATTCATCTACAAGCTTCCTGCATTGtttcattcttcttctccaCCTTAATCTCCATATTTTGGTTCTACACCGAGCCTGTATTGATCCTGCTTCATCAAGATTCGCAAATTGCTAAAACGGCAGCTCTCTACATGAAATTCATGATTCCGGGAATTTTCGCGTACGGATTTTTGCAGAATATCCTGAGGTTCCTGCAGACGCAAAGTATTGTATTACCACTGGTGATGTTATCGGTTGTTCCGTTTGTTATTCACATAGGAATTGCGTATGCCCTGGTACACTGGACAGTGCTTGGTTTTAAGGGAGCTCCTTTGGcggcttcaatttctttgtggcTATCGGGTCTTGCGTTGTCCATTTACGTGACTTGTTCAACGCGATGCAAGAATTCATGGGAAGGAATTTCCTTCGAGTCATTCAGCTACATCTTCACTAATTTGAGATTGGCCTTGCCTTCAGCCGCAATGGTTTG CTTGGAATATTGGGCCTTCGAGATTCTGGTTTTCCTAGCAGGACTAATGAAGGACTCTGAAACAACTACTTCCTTGGTTGCAATATG TGTGAACACAGAAGCTATTGCTTACATGATTACATACGGACTCAGTGCTGCGGCAAG CACAAGGGTGTCCAATGAGTTGGGAGCCGGCAACATTGACCGAGCAAAGAATGCGATGGCAGTGACGCTTAAGCACTCTATGTTGCTAGCGGTAGCATTTGTACTGGCTTTAGCCTTTGGACATAGCATTTGGGCAGGCCTGTTCAGTGACGACAGCTCCATCATAGCAAAATTTGGCTCGATGACGCCCCTGCTTGCCATCTCCATCACGGTTGATTCTATCCAAGGGGTCTTATCAG GGGTGGCTCGGGGATGCGGATGGCAACATCTGGCCATGTACGTCAACTTGGCAACGTTCTACTGCATCGGGGTTCCGATCGCAGTCCTTCTCGGGTTCAAGTTGAATCTACACGTCAAG GGTTTGTGGATAGGCGTAATCTGTGGTCTCTCCTCGCAAGCAGCCACACTCCTGGTGATCACCCTCCGGGCAAAGTGGACGAGAATGGATCTCTCGGTCGGCATGGATAAGGAAGATCCTCGTATTAGTCAAACATATGTAAACTAG
- the LOC104448466 gene encoding early nodulin-like protein 2 → MNLPGSLPSFSVVCIFIICCSLSSLDRVQARQYDVGGRDGWVVHPAEDYSQWAGRNRFLVNDTLHFKYKKGGNSVLLVNKTGYDKCDAHSPIKKWDDGDTVFQLDRSGPFYFISGQDDNCQNGQKLVVVVIAFRPRPFPLPPPKALPPHGSSPTPATAPGAAPGSKPPGSSAPATSPASSTSPATTPTHAPAMGPSTSLSPSPTLAPGSKPPASSAPATSPSTSTSPATSPAHAPAMGPSSRFPSPTAAPGSEPPVSITPATSPSTSTSPATTPTQAPAMGPSSLAPSSTTGSPSSAPTATGPASGPTAAGAPGASPPAPFTASPTPGGSAQSLPPAGSSLSPAGTPTGNLNSSAPVVNPLGMWALPFLMMLLGQI, encoded by the exons ATGAATCTTCCCGGATCCCTCCCCTCTTTCTCCGTCGTCTGCATCTTCATCATCTGCTGTTCACTGTCGTCTCTGGATCGAGTCCAAGCTCGCCAGTACGACGTCGGTGGCAGAGATGGCTGGGTGGTTCATCCCGCGGAGGATTACAGCCAGTGGGCTGGTCGGAACCGGTTCTTGGTCAACGACACTCTGC ATTTCAAGTACAAGAAAGGAGGGAACTCGGTGCTGCTGGTGAACAAGACCGGGTACGACAAGTGCGACGCCCACAGCCCTATCAAGAAATGGGACGACGGCGACACTGTCTTCCAGCTCGACCGGTCCGGACCTTTCTACTTCATCAGCGGCCAGGACGACAACTGTCAGAACGGCCAGAAGCtggtcgtcgtcgtcatcgccTTCAGGCCTCGCCCTTTTCCTCTCCCCCCGCCTAAAGCCCTGCCTCCTCATGGCTCCTCGCCGACTCCGGCGACGGCTCCCGGAGCGGCTCCGGGTTCGAAACCGCCGGGTTCGAGTGCTCCGGCGACGTCTCCGGCGTCCTCCACGTCGCCAGCTACAACGCCAACACATGCCCCGGCAATGGGACCGTCGACGTCTCTGTCGCCGTCTCCGACCCTGGCTCCAGGTTCGAAACCGCCTGCGTCGAGTGCGCCGGCGACGTCTCCGTCGACTTCCACATCGCCAGCTACAAGTCCAGCACATGCGCCGGCAATGGGACCGTCGTCTCGGTTTCCGTCTCCGACCGCGGCTCCAGGCTCGGAACCGCCAGTGTCGATTACTCCAGCGACATCTCCATCGACGTCCACATCGCCAGCTACAACCCCAACACAAGCGCCGGCAATGGGACCGTCGTCTCTCGCGCCATCTTCGACCACCGGATCGCCGTCATCTGCTCCAACGGCAACAGGTCCAGCATCAGGTCCAACCGCGGCCGGCGCGCCAGGAGCGTCGCCGCCGGCGCCGTTCACCGCTTCACCGACTCCAGGAGGGTCAGCTCAGTCGCTTCCACCAGCAGGGTCGTCGCTTTCACCGGCAGGGACGCCGACCGGTAACTTGAACTCCTCCGCACCAGTGGTGAATCCTCTCGGTATGTGGGCATTGCCATTCTTGATGATGCTTTTAGGGCAAATTTAA
- the LOC104448467 gene encoding exosome complex exonuclease RRP44 homolog A-like, which translates to MYHPTRGSIRGGKDRCKDIDDALHYTALSNGNFEVGVHIADVTNFLHPSTPLDDEAMQRGTSVYLVERCIDKLPKPLTEDICSLRVDVERLAFSVIWEM; encoded by the exons ATGTATCATCCCACTAGAGGCAGCATTCGCGGTGGCAAAGAcc GATGCAAGGATATTGATGATGCCCTGCACTATACAGCCCTTTCCAAtggaaattttgaagttggagtTC ATATTGCCGACGTGACAAATTTTTTGCACCCTTCCACACCACTCGATGATGAGGCTATGCAAAGGGGCACTTCTGTTTACCTTGTTGAGCGCTGCATTGACAAGCTTCCAAAGCCTTTGACAGAAG ATATATGTTCACTTCGGGTAGATGTGGAGAGATTGGCTTTTTCTGTTATCTGG GAAATGTGA